In Bacillota bacterium, a single window of DNA contains:
- a CDS encoding glycoside hydrolase family 65 protein encodes MLDEEWCIVEDKLDISGFGARETVCALGNGYLGVRGAPEEGHPSSGPATFIAGVFDAPPGGVPELVVVPNWLCMRVFIDDEECTMGSGELLDFRRTLDMRCGVLERVVRWRGRRHGRPVRLTWRRIVSMEDIRLAAVSLSIEPEAGEVDVVVGSRIDGRVSNAKAVHLDLVEQGWDGDANYIVTRTRSSGIMITQAQIVAASVGTASAGGRAPTRRSGVTAEDTADGPMITVRLRCRSGERATIEKYVGFATSIDVPLPGDGRTGAAAGPDERGAQGHASCGGDTRAGDDGAGNALAAALSAARRGAACGFAGLLERHRRVWHDIWDKCDIVIEGDEFAQRAVRFAIFQMVQAAPRHTDRVSIGARGLSGEGYRGHVFWDTETFVVPFFTFTLPDVARNILGYRYHTLPAARKNAAAKGYRGAMFAWESADTGEEATPPWGDPNPETGERRRILCGDLEHHITADVAYAVWQYCAATADEEFFLRQGAEILIETGRFWASRASYNPALQAYEILHVIGPDEYHEDVNNNFYTNAMARWNIRAALATNEYLRARHPSEWARLVSSTGISEEELAHMADVATRLVCGRTVAAFDAGPAEAVQGASSGCAADSCTLPPPGVPVIEQFDGFHDLADVEIQTGEGTFRPMEAVIGPERLAGSKVVKQPDVLMALYLLGDGIVADFGLAVEPLAGECESTRDRETGSQGIVSPSWARLQRWGSRFWAKVARANWDYYEPRTDHGSSLSCAIHSTLASSLGLGEQSWRYFLRAVRIDLEDSMGNAVNGVHMATQGGVWQAVVNGFAGIHADVSVPHERGPHAHASGLALSPEDVTDLAPWACGSLRVEPRLPRHWRRLSVPFVWRGTKVRMELRGLANAGDARDRG; translated from the coding sequence ATGTTGGATGAGGAATGGTGCATTGTTGAGGATAAGCTCGACATTTCCGGATTCGGCGCGCGGGAGACGGTCTGCGCTTTGGGAAACGGCTATCTTGGTGTGCGGGGCGCTCCGGAGGAGGGCCATCCATCCTCGGGCCCTGCGACGTTCATAGCGGGGGTGTTCGACGCTCCGCCGGGCGGAGTGCCCGAGCTGGTGGTGGTGCCCAATTGGTTGTGTATGCGCGTCTTCATCGACGATGAGGAGTGCACCATGGGGTCCGGGGAGTTGTTGGACTTCAGGAGGACGCTTGACATGCGTTGCGGCGTCCTGGAGCGCGTGGTGAGGTGGCGAGGACGGCGGCACGGGCGCCCTGTCCGTCTGACCTGGCGCCGGATAGTATCCATGGAGGACATCCGCCTCGCGGCGGTGAGCCTCTCCATCGAGCCCGAAGCTGGGGAAGTCGATGTGGTGGTGGGCTCTCGCATCGATGGACGTGTGTCCAATGCCAAGGCAGTGCATCTCGACCTCGTCGAGCAGGGATGGGACGGGGATGCGAACTACATCGTGACGCGTACACGCTCGTCGGGCATCATGATAACTCAAGCTCAGATTGTGGCTGCTTCCGTCGGCACGGCCTCGGCCGGCGGGCGCGCGCCGACCCGCCGCAGCGGCGTGACGGCGGAGGACACTGCGGACGGGCCGATGATCACGGTACGGCTTCGCTGTCGTTCCGGCGAGCGCGCCACCATTGAGAAGTATGTGGGCTTTGCCACGTCCATCGATGTTCCTCTGCCTGGCGACGGGCGCACGGGTGCGGCGGCTGGTCCTGACGAACGCGGCGCCCAAGGACACGCGAGTTGTGGCGGCGACACGCGCGCCGGGGACGATGGCGCGGGGAACGCGCTTGCCGCGGCGCTGAGCGCGGCTCGGCGCGGCGCGGCCTGCGGCTTCGCGGGGTTGCTCGAAAGGCACCGCAGGGTATGGCACGACATATGGGACAAGTGCGATATCGTCATCGAGGGTGACGAGTTCGCCCAACGGGCCGTGCGCTTTGCCATATTCCAAATGGTGCAGGCCGCGCCGCGCCACACGGATCGTGTGAGCATAGGAGCCCGGGGCCTATCTGGCGAGGGCTATAGAGGCCACGTCTTCTGGGACACGGAGACCTTTGTGGTACCGTTCTTCACCTTCACCTTGCCGGACGTCGCGCGCAACATCCTGGGCTACAGGTATCACACCTTGCCAGCGGCCCGGAAGAACGCCGCCGCGAAGGGCTATCGCGGCGCGATGTTCGCGTGGGAGAGCGCCGATACGGGCGAGGAAGCCACGCCTCCGTGGGGCGATCCCAATCCCGAGACAGGCGAAAGGCGGCGGATCCTCTGCGGTGACCTTGAGCATCACATCACGGCAGATGTCGCTTACGCCGTGTGGCAGTATTGCGCGGCCACGGCTGACGAGGAGTTTTTCCTGCGCCAGGGCGCGGAGATCCTTATCGAGACCGGTCGGTTCTGGGCGAGCCGCGCGTCCTACAACCCTGCCTTGCAGGCGTACGAGATCCTGCATGTCATCGGCCCCGACGAGTACCATGAGGACGTGAACAACAACTTCTACACGAACGCCATGGCACGCTGGAACATCAGGGCCGCGCTAGCCACGAACGAATACCTCAGGGCACGTCATCCTTCTGAGTGGGCCCGTCTTGTGTCCTCCACTGGGATTAGCGAAGAGGAACTTGCCCACATGGCTGACGTTGCCACGCGGCTTGTGTGCGGCCGCACCGTTGCGGCTTTCGATGCCGGCCCGGCTGAGGCGGTCCAAGGCGCATCTTCAGGGTGCGCTGCAGATTCATGCACGCTTCCACCACCGGGGGTACCTGTGATAGAGCAGTTCGACGGCTTCCACGACCTCGCTGACGTGGAGATTCAGACGGGCGAGGGGACGTTCCGGCCTATGGAGGCCGTCATCGGTCCCGAGAGGCTGGCCGGGTCAAAGGTCGTCAAACAACCGGACGTGCTCATGGCGCTCTACCTTTTGGGAGACGGTATCGTGGCGGACTTCGGCCTTGCTGTCGAGCCCTTGGCGGGCGAGTGCGAGTCGACGCGGGACCGGGAGACCGGCTCGCAGGGCATCGTTAGCCCATCCTGGGCGAGGCTCCAGCGGTGGGGATCCAGGTTCTGGGCTAAGGTCGCTCGAGCGAACTGGGACTACTACGAGCCGCGGACCGACCACGGCTCGTCCCTGAGCTGCGCAATTCATTCCACCCTCGCAAGCAGCCTGGGCCTCGGTGAGCAGTCGTGGCGCTATTTCCTGCGCGCTGTGCGGATCGACCTTGAGGACTCCATGGGCAATGCTGTCAACGGGGTCCACATGGCGACCCAGGGAGGCGTATGGCAAGCCGTGGTGAACGGCTTCGCGGGCATTCATGCGGACGTAAGCGTCCCGCACGAAAGAGGACCACATGCTCACGCGTCTGGATTGGCTCTGTCTCCTGAAGATGTGACGGACCTTGCCCCGTGGGCGTGCGGCTCGCTCAGGGTTGAGCCGCGGTTGCCCCGTCACTGGAGACGACTGTCAGTCCCGTTCGTGTGGCGCGGCACCAAGGTGCGAATGGAGCTGAGAGGCTTGGCTAACGCAGGTGACGCAAGGGATCGGGGCTGA
- a CDS encoding ABC transporter substrate-binding protein translates to MKRFAGVVLCAVLLMALVGGASAANKVTLVLSGWQASPEEQQLVEDALKVFAQKYPNIEVKYEPIVEDFPTKIKTMLAARNAPDVFYVDIFWAQPLMERGMLLALDPYMAKTGTRRSDFAETLLNGFTYNGKTYGIPKDFNTLGLFYNKKMFDEAKIPYPTPDWTWDDLRNAAKKLTKIVGDPAKDRYGICLPVDAARFGPFLVQSGAQFVDKTGRKCLFASPEGIRALDFYTSFKVKDKSAVIPSEVGAGWGGDAFGKERVAMVLEGGWLIPYLDNNFADVRYGVCELPKGPAGRGNIYFTVSYSVAASCKYPDEAWLLVEHLTGYENQKKVLETGFALPTRVALGDHPFFKDNPNMAAIFKGYSYSIPWQFGEHGDKVMNVLNSAIEKVYLKNESPEKAMKDAAQEIDEILSE, encoded by the coding sequence ATGAAGAGGTTCGCGGGTGTAGTATTGTGTGCTGTGCTGCTCATGGCGTTGGTCGGAGGAGCCTCGGCGGCCAACAAGGTCACGCTCGTGCTTTCCGGGTGGCAAGCGTCGCCTGAGGAACAGCAGCTCGTGGAAGATGCCCTGAAGGTGTTCGCTCAGAAGTACCCTAACATAGAGGTCAAGTACGAGCCCATCGTTGAGGATTTCCCCACGAAGATCAAGACCATGCTCGCTGCCCGCAACGCTCCGGACGTCTTCTACGTGGACATCTTTTGGGCCCAGCCGCTCATGGAGCGCGGCATGTTGCTCGCTCTCGATCCGTACATGGCGAAGACTGGCACGAGACGGTCTGACTTCGCCGAGACCCTCCTAAACGGCTTCACTTACAATGGAAAGACTTACGGCATCCCGAAGGACTTCAACACGCTCGGCTTGTTCTACAACAAGAAGATGTTCGACGAGGCCAAGATACCATACCCAACGCCCGACTGGACATGGGATGACCTGCGTAATGCTGCGAAAAAACTCACGAAGATAGTGGGTGATCCGGCGAAGGACCGTTACGGAATCTGCCTGCCGGTGGACGCTGCACGCTTTGGCCCGTTCCTCGTGCAGAGCGGCGCCCAGTTTGTGGATAAAACGGGTCGCAAGTGCCTGTTCGCCTCGCCCGAGGGGATAAGGGCGCTTGACTTCTACACGAGTTTCAAGGTGAAGGACAAGTCCGCAGTGATACCCTCAGAGGTCGGCGCGGGCTGGGGCGGCGACGCCTTCGGAAAGGAGCGCGTTGCCATGGTGCTCGAGGGAGGTTGGCTCATTCCATACCTGGACAACAACTTCGCTGACGTCAGGTACGGCGTGTGCGAGCTTCCCAAGGGACCGGCCGGACGGGGCAACATATACTTCACGGTGTCATACAGCGTCGCGGCGAGCTGCAAGTATCCCGACGAAGCGTGGCTGCTCGTAGAACACCTGACCGGTTACGAGAACCAGAAGAAGGTCCTCGAGACCGGCTTTGCCCTGCCAACCAGGGTCGCTCTGGGCGACCATCCGTTCTTCAAGGACAACCCGAACATGGCTGCGATTTTCAAGGGGTATTCCTACTCGATCCCGTGGCAATTCGGCGAGCATGGGGACAAGGTCATGAATGTGCTGAATTCCGCGATTGAGAAGGTGTACCTGAAGAACGAGTCACCCGAGAAGGCGATGAAGGATGCAGCGCAGGAGATCGACGAGATCCTTTCGGAGTAA
- a CDS encoding sugar ABC transporter permease, which translates to MTRILDGVVRTMSASPGPRAGTAWSHLAAVLRKERVSEAITGYLFVLPFLAAVGTFVFLAAVYAFYLSFHKYDLFTPPEFVGLANYRRLLTDRNFRIALRNVAVYTAGVVPTQTIVAIALAVLANQKLRLRGFFRSAYYVPCITSSVASSLIFMWLYYKQGIINYILSLLGLPSNIDWLGNPSTALPAIMTLVVWTTSAYFMVVFLAALQDIPTSVSEAAKIDGATSWQSFRYVTLPLLRPSIFLVVVLGTIGCMQVFDQVYIMTRGGPLKSTMSIVYLVYTEAFGDLRFGYGAAMAFALFAVIFVLTLIQRKFLDVRIEY; encoded by the coding sequence GTGACGCGTATCCTTGACGGGGTGGTGAGAACGATGAGTGCCTCGCCCGGTCCAAGGGCTGGCACCGCGTGGTCGCATCTCGCGGCCGTCCTCAGGAAGGAAAGAGTATCCGAGGCCATAACCGGGTACCTGTTTGTGTTGCCATTTCTTGCGGCGGTAGGAACATTCGTTTTCCTGGCCGCAGTATATGCCTTTTACCTAAGCTTTCATAAGTACGACCTCTTTACTCCCCCGGAGTTCGTAGGCCTTGCCAACTACCGAAGGCTTCTCACCGACAGGAACTTCCGAATAGCCCTCCGGAACGTCGCTGTGTACACCGCCGGCGTAGTGCCGACCCAAACGATCGTGGCGATAGCCCTCGCGGTGCTGGCGAACCAGAAACTCAGGCTCCGCGGGTTTTTCCGCTCGGCGTACTACGTCCCGTGCATTACGTCTTCCGTTGCGAGCTCCCTCATCTTCATGTGGCTCTACTACAAGCAAGGCATCATCAACTACATCCTGTCGCTCCTGGGCCTTCCGTCCAATATAGACTGGCTGGGGAACCCATCTACCGCTCTCCCCGCCATCATGACGCTGGTTGTCTGGACGACCTCCGCGTACTTCATGGTGGTGTTCCTCGCGGCGTTACAGGACATCCCAACGAGTGTGTCCGAGGCGGCGAAGATCGATGGCGCGACTTCTTGGCAGAGTTTCCGGTACGTGACGCTCCCATTGCTTCGCCCGAGCATATTCCTGGTAGTCGTGCTCGGGACAATCGGGTGCATGCAAGTGTTTGACCAGGTGTACATCATGACGCGGGGCGGACCGCTCAAATCAACGATGTCCATCGTCTACCTGGTGTACACGGAGGCATTCGGCGACCTCAGGTTCGGTTACGGGGCCGCCATGGCGTTCGCCCTTTTCGCGGTGATATTCGTGCTCACTCTCATTCAGAGGAAGTTCCTCGACGTCAGGATAGAGTACTAG
- a CDS encoding carbohydrate ABC transporter permease, with product MATRYDAGRGDGMVTRRGAARGEVLAGSFHVRARQMRRWRAFAGKVKVVGVYVVAMLVAVVTLAPFAFTISASFKTLSEVLDWPPSFIPSRFTLDNYRAVWTISPLFPRWLLNSALASGITVLTNVFFCSLAGYAFARLRFPGRDAIFMATLGTLMIPSQITLIPRYIIVHRLGLIDSLAGLVLPDVARVFGVFLMVQFIRAIPKELEEAAKIDGCSRFATYVHVVLPLCRPVIAALAIFTFQGTWNDFTWPLVVLNSPENFTLALGLNYLRGQYYTFWHLVLTGSLFNIVPMLIIFLVFQRYFVQGITMSGLRS from the coding sequence ATGGCGACGCGATATGACGCGGGGCGCGGCGATGGGATGGTGACGCGACGCGGCGCGGCGCGCGGCGAGGTTCTCGCGGGGTCGTTCCACGTTCGGGCCCGCCAGATGCGTAGATGGCGCGCGTTTGCGGGCAAAGTGAAGGTCGTTGGGGTCTATGTTGTCGCGATGCTTGTCGCCGTCGTTACCTTGGCACCATTCGCCTTCACCATATCCGCATCGTTCAAAACCCTTTCCGAGGTCCTTGATTGGCCCCCGTCATTCATTCCTTCAAGGTTCACCTTGGACAACTACAGAGCGGTATGGACGATCTCACCCCTATTCCCGAGATGGCTCTTGAACAGCGCGCTTGCGTCCGGGATCACGGTATTGACGAACGTGTTCTTCTGTTCACTTGCCGGCTACGCATTCGCGCGCCTGCGCTTCCCAGGGCGGGACGCGATATTCATGGCGACCCTCGGCACCCTCATGATTCCCAGCCAGATCACGCTCATCCCGCGCTATATCATCGTTCACCGCCTGGGGCTCATTGACTCTCTTGCCGGCCTTGTCCTACCAGACGTGGCGCGTGTCTTTGGCGTGTTTCTGATGGTCCAATTCATACGAGCCATTCCGAAGGAACTCGAAGAGGCTGCGAAGATCGACGGGTGCTCGCGGTTCGCCACGTACGTCCACGTCGTGTTGCCGCTCTGCAGGCCCGTGATCGCGGCGCTTGCTATCTTTACGTTCCAAGGGACGTGGAACGACTTTACCTGGCCCCTTGTGGTGTTGAATTCTCCTGAGAATTTCACCCTCGCTCTCGGCCTGAATTACCTTCGCGGGCAGTATTACACCTTCTGGCACCTGGTGCTGACAGGGTCGCTCTTCAACATCGTTCCGATGCTTATCATCTTCCTCGTCTTCCAGCGGTATTTCGTACAAGGCATCACCATGTCAGGGCTCCGAAGCTAA
- a CDS encoding homoserine dehydrogenase: MHAVRIGVLGCGTVGGGVVRVLAENHDDIARKLGVPIVVKKVLVNDVAKPRSVRLEPHMLTTEAREVLEDDEIDVVVEVMGGVNPAREYVLSALARGKHVVTANKELVAKHGGEIWEMAERTRVAFRFEGSVAAGIPIIKALDECLASNRISEISGIVNGTTNYILTRMAREGWEFEEALADAQQKGYAERDPSSDVDGLDAAYKLAILASVGFGVEVDPAQVYTEGIGRVSKTDIQYARELGYEIKLLAIAKLDGEGLQVRVHPTFVPTWHPLASVSDSFNAIFVRGNAVGSLMFYGRGAGAGPTASAVIADIMDVARGLSHNGRHYRPEVFKPWGGRLNVKRMEDIETRYYIRLQVVDRPGVLAMIAKAFGDNHVSLESVIQKGTGSPVVGLVFITHFVKEMNLRSALASIRTLPVVKEVSSVIRVEAGGIQASGQGEDAAER, encoded by the coding sequence ATGCACGCAGTCAGGATAGGAGTGCTCGGATGCGGGACCGTCGGGGGCGGCGTGGTGCGGGTGCTGGCCGAGAACCATGACGACATCGCAAGGAAGCTCGGGGTGCCCATAGTGGTCAAGAAGGTCCTGGTCAATGATGTCGCCAAACCACGCTCTGTGCGACTTGAGCCCCACATGCTGACCACAGAGGCCCGCGAGGTTCTCGAAGACGACGAGATCGACGTCGTGGTGGAGGTCATGGGGGGCGTGAATCCGGCCAGGGAGTATGTGTTGTCCGCCCTGGCCAGGGGCAAACACGTTGTCACCGCCAATAAAGAGCTTGTCGCTAAACACGGGGGCGAGATATGGGAGATGGCGGAACGCACACGCGTTGCCTTTCGGTTTGAAGGCAGCGTAGCTGCGGGAATTCCCATTATCAAAGCGCTCGACGAGTGTCTCGCCTCCAACCGCATAAGCGAGATCAGCGGTATCGTCAACGGCACGACGAACTACATCCTTACCAGGATGGCCCGCGAGGGCTGGGAGTTCGAAGAGGCGCTTGCTGATGCCCAGCAAAAAGGGTACGCCGAGCGCGATCCCTCGTCGGACGTAGATGGGTTGGACGCCGCCTACAAACTCGCGATCCTCGCGTCGGTGGGCTTCGGCGTTGAGGTAGATCCGGCGCAGGTTTACACCGAGGGCATCGGCAGAGTCTCCAAGACTGACATCCAGTATGCGAGAGAGCTCGGATACGAGATCAAGTTGCTCGCCATCGCGAAGCTGGACGGCGAGGGTCTTCAGGTGAGGGTCCATCCCACCTTCGTTCCGACTTGGCACCCGCTCGCATCTGTCAGTGATTCGTTCAATGCGATATTCGTGCGCGGGAATGCAGTCGGCAGTCTCATGTTCTATGGAAGAGGAGCTGGCGCGGGTCCGACGGCGAGCGCCGTGATAGCCGACATCATGGACGTGGCGCGGGGGCTCTCCCACAATGGCCGCCACTACCGCCCTGAGGTCTTTAAGCCCTGGGGCGGCCGACTCAACGTGAAACGAATGGAGGACATCGAAACCCGCTACTATATCCGGCTGCAGGTCGTGGACAGGCCAGGCGTGCTGGCGATGATCGCAAAGGCCTTCGGAGACAACCACGTGAGCCTTGAATCAGTGATTCAAAAGGGAACCGGCTCACCCGTGGTTGGACTCGTCTTCATAACACACTTCGTGAAGGAGATGAATTTGCGTTCCGCATTGGCGTCCATCCGGACGCTCCCGGTGGTCAAGGAGGTCTCCAGCGTCATCCGAGTCGAGGCGGGGGGAATCCAGGCCAGCGGTCAAGGGGAGGACGCCGCCGAACGCTAG
- a CDS encoding alkaline phosphatase gives MRRSGFLKVLVTVALVALFGSVVFAASGEPGANASQAKNVILCIGDGMGFGALQVSRNALLGPDGRFPFETFPNVAIVTTHSLNNTVTDSAAAATAIATGHKTNNGMISVLPDGTVVPTILEAMRAAGKATGLVVTNTIYDATPAAFGAHWGTRGGSQEIAAQLFDSGIDVLLGGGRDQYLPSGKGDGKRKDGRDIMAEAAAKGYAVVTTKDELSAVPAGGGAKVLGLFHPSYMNYQKDRVYLGTQEPSLADMTAKALEVLKTASDGFFLMIEGSRIDHAAHAGDVPGVVAEIADFAKAVELVHEFAKESGDTLVIVTADHDTMGFSATEPLDYESLGTIKVSPEFMALKLETGADGKFSPESIARVFEEFAGIKDLSDDEIRLVQSMSGRASYQVGYAIGAVIAARLNMGIVSPQVQLKSETGGHTGNPVPLYAFGPGAGAFSGVIDNTEIAGKVAAAAGVEFPGTVGK, from the coding sequence GTGAGAAGAAGCGGTTTTCTCAAGGTGCTGGTTACCGTCGCTCTCGTCGCGTTGTTTGGGTCGGTGGTGTTTGCTGCCTCCGGGGAACCGGGTGCCAACGCGTCTCAGGCGAAGAACGTCATCCTGTGCATCGGCGATGGAATGGGTTTTGGTGCGCTTCAGGTCTCAAGAAACGCGCTTCTGGGCCCGGACGGTCGGTTTCCTTTCGAAACGTTCCCGAACGTCGCCATAGTGACAACGCACTCCCTCAATAACACAGTGACGGACTCCGCCGCAGCAGCGACAGCAATAGCCACGGGGCACAAAACGAATAACGGGATGATATCCGTCCTGCCTGACGGCACCGTGGTTCCAACCATCCTGGAAGCCATGCGGGCAGCGGGTAAAGCCACGGGACTCGTTGTCACCAACACGATCTACGACGCGACCCCCGCGGCTTTCGGCGCACATTGGGGCACCCGCGGCGGCTCCCAGGAGATCGCAGCACAGCTCTTTGATTCTGGGATAGACGTTCTGCTCGGGGGCGGGCGAGACCAATACCTGCCTTCGGGCAAGGGTGACGGAAAGCGTAAGGACGGCCGCGACATCATGGCTGAGGCTGCGGCCAAGGGGTATGCCGTCGTGACTACGAAAGATGAGCTCTCGGCCGTGCCAGCCGGCGGCGGGGCAAAGGTGCTCGGCCTTTTCCACCCCTCGTACATGAACTACCAGAAAGACCGCGTTTACCTCGGGACCCAGGAACCTTCACTCGCCGACATGACCGCGAAGGCCCTTGAGGTACTCAAGACAGCGAGTGACGGGTTCTTCCTCATGATCGAGGGCTCGCGCATTGACCATGCTGCGCACGCGGGCGACGTTCCCGGCGTGGTCGCAGAGATAGCCGATTTCGCCAAAGCTGTAGAGCTCGTGCACGAGTTCGCGAAGGAGTCCGGTGACACCCTTGTGATAGTGACCGCAGACCATGATACGATGGGGTTCTCAGCCACCGAACCGCTCGACTATGAATCCCTGGGCACTATCAAGGTATCGCCAGAGTTCATGGCGTTGAAGCTGGAGACCGGCGCCGACGGCAAGTTCTCGCCGGAGAGCATCGCCAGGGTATTCGAGGAGTTCGCAGGCATAAAGGACCTCAGTGACGACGAGATCCGGCTTGTCCAATCCATGAGCGGGCGAGCTTCGTATCAAGTCGGATATGCGATAGGAGCGGTGATCGCCGCGCGGCTCAACATGGGCATCGTCTCGCCGCAGGTCCAGCTCAAGAGCGAGACAGGAGGCCACACCGGAAACCCTGTGCCTCTGTACGCCTTTGGACCCGGTGCCGGTGCGTTCTCCGGGGTCATCGACAATACTGAGATCGCAGGCAAAGTCGCCGCCGCAGCAGGAGTCGAGTTTCCTGGGACGGTTGGCAAGTAG
- a CDS encoding DUF421 domain-containing protein: MPEQRTRPLPEVTVQQPVLVSIARSAIAFFRLLVATHISGRHTIWPTSHLTLAARIALGSMAAALAYNTELNVLNTFVAMMTFACLAYLTSAAAVRWRAVRRLLVGSSVTLIENGKVLECNLRRVNITLDELMARLRLKSIFDIADVEFAVLEPSGRLSVLPKSQKRPLTPADLGIPTTYEGLGSVLILQGQIISANLDKNRLSEGWLRGKLALMGLEPGDVMLAMLNTKGELYVDQYDDRPKPGSASAGEEPPAQNR; this comes from the coding sequence GTGCCAGAGCAGAGAACCCGTCCGCTTCCGGAGGTCACCGTGCAGCAGCCCGTCCTCGTATCGATCGCCCGCTCGGCTATTGCGTTCTTCAGGCTTCTGGTGGCAACCCACATCTCCGGGCGCCACACCATATGGCCGACGTCCCATCTTACCCTCGCCGCCCGGATCGCCCTAGGGTCGATGGCCGCGGCGCTGGCTTACAACACCGAGCTCAACGTTCTCAACACGTTCGTCGCCATGATGACGTTCGCGTGCCTAGCGTACCTCACGTCAGCCGCCGCAGTGCGGTGGAGAGCTGTGCGCAGACTCCTCGTGGGCTCATCCGTCACCCTCATTGAGAACGGCAAGGTTCTTGAGTGCAACCTCCGACGGGTCAACATCACTCTTGACGAGCTCATGGCGCGCCTCCGTCTCAAGAGCATCTTCGACATCGCCGACGTCGAGTTCGCTGTCCTCGAACCAAGCGGCAGGCTGAGCGTGCTTCCGAAATCGCAGAAAAGGCCGCTCACCCCAGCAGACCTCGGTATCCCCACAACCTACGAGGGACTCGGGTCGGTACTGATCCTCCAGGGACAAATCATCTCGGCGAACCTCGACAAGAACAGATTATCGGAGGGCTGGCTGCGAGGCAAGCTCGCGCTCATGGGCCTCGAGCCCGGCGATGTAATGCTTGCGATGCTCAACACAAAGGGCGAGCTGTACGTGGATCAGTATGACGATCGTCCAAAACCAGGGTCCGCGTCGGCAGGGGAAGAGCCGCCCGCGCAGAATAGATAA
- a CDS encoding ABC transporter ATP-binding protein has product MDQAGGVAVKVRDLVVQYGSVVAVDGLSFEVRRGEVYGLLGPNGAGKSSTIKTLVGLVEPRSGEVSVFGHPRSDEMTVKGLIGYVPEDVLLFDSLTPREFLEFIASVRRLPAAEANGRVEQMVKAFRLESHFDSPIATLSLGTKQKVAVMAALLHDPPLLILDEPLNGLDARTSRILKELVSLHARKGGAAIFCTHIMEVAERLCTRVGIVNHGRMVGEGTIDELRALVHADESLENIFLKVTAEEAGIDETIRALEGEGNG; this is encoded by the coding sequence ATGGACCAGGCAGGCGGCGTGGCCGTCAAAGTTCGCGACCTCGTGGTGCAGTATGGCTCTGTCGTGGCCGTGGACGGCCTGTCGTTCGAGGTCAGGCGCGGCGAGGTATACGGGCTCCTGGGGCCGAACGGCGCTGGCAAGAGCAGCACCATCAAGACTCTCGTGGGGCTCGTGGAGCCGAGATCAGGAGAGGTGAGCGTCTTCGGGCACCCCCGCAGTGACGAGATGACCGTGAAGGGCTTGATCGGCTACGTGCCCGAGGACGTCCTCCTGTTCGATTCCTTGACACCGCGAGAGTTCCTAGAGTTCATAGCGTCCGTGCGGCGGCTGCCGGCCGCCGAGGCGAACGGCAGGGTGGAACAGATGGTCAAAGCGTTCCGGCTCGAATCGCACTTCGACAGCCCCATTGCTACGCTCTCGCTCGGAACGAAACAGAAGGTTGCCGTTATGGCGGCGCTCTTGCATGATCCGCCGCTCCTCATCTTGGACGAGCCGCTCAACGGGCTGGACGCGCGCACCTCCCGCATTCTCAAAGAGCTCGTAAGCTTGCACGCGCGCAAGGGCGGCGCGGCCATCTTCTGCACGCACATCATGGAGGTGGCGGAGCGCTTGTGCACGCGGGTGGGCATAGTGAACCACGGCCGGATGGTCGGTGAGGGAACCATCGATGAGCTGCGGGCGCTCGTTCATGCGGACGAGTCGCTCGAGAACATCTTTCTCAAGGTGACGGCAGAGGAGGCCGGCATCGACGAAACCATAAGGGCGCTCGAAGGCGAGGGAAACGGTTGA